A stretch of DNA from Clostridium sp. JN-9:
TGATGGATGGTTAATTACAATAATCAGCGGATTAATAAGTTTGTTATTAATTCTATGTATATATAAATTAATTTTATTAAATAATTTTAAAAGTTTCTCTGAAATCTGCACAAATAATGCAGGAAGATTCATAGGAAGCATATTTCAGCTCAGTATGATGATATTTATTATTTTAAATATATCATTTGGCATGAGAGGATTCATAGAGGAAATAAAAATGTATTTACTTGAGAACACTCCTACTGAATTTTTAATAGCAATTACAATATTAATTGCTTTATGTTTAGTAACCAGTAATGCAAATGTATTAATTAAATTTAATGAGGCAGCATTTTGGATAATATTTATCCCAACCATAATAATATTTATATTTTCGCTGTATCAGGCTGATCTCACAAATTTGCTGCCAGTATTAAATGAAAAGCCTGTAAACTATTTTACAGGTACCATAAGAACCATAAATAGATTTGAAGGCATAGAGATAATATTTTTAGTACTGCCTCTACTTAAATCCAGAGATAAAATCAGAAAAACTCTTGTAAACAGCATTTTTTTTATTACTATATTCTACACTTTAATAAGCATGATTGTTATTGCAGTATTTACAAAAGATCAGGCAAAGATATTAGTTTGGCCTGTAATAACCATGGTTAAGTCAATAAATATTCATGGAGCATTTATTGAAAGATGGGACGGAATTGTATTATCTGTCTGGATATTTTTCTTTTTTACAATGTTTACAAGCGGGTATTATTTTTCAGCAGACATATTAAAAAATACATTTAAAATAAGAAATAACAAAATAGCAGTTTTATTATTAATTCCATTTATATATGCAATATCCCTATATCCTGGTAATGTTGCAGAAAATGAACTCATTTCAAACTGGATACTTCCGCTTTTATTTTTTATAAATATAGTGTGTATCCCATTGCTTTTACTTATAATTACTAAAATAAAAGGTAAAGGGGTGGAAAGTAACTCTAACCCTGCATAATGCTATGTGGATAGGGTTACTAAATAATATGAAGAAGATATTTATAATTATATTATGTATAATACCTGTTATGCTTTCAGCATGCTGGGATAAAGTTGAAATAGATAAAAGGGTTTTTATATCAACAATTGGAATAGATGTGGGAGAGGATATTTCAAAAACAAATACATTAAAGAAATTTGAAAAAGGAGATCCCTTTCAGGAAATTGAGTTTAAGAAACTGAAGGTTACCTATGCATATCCTAATATAAGCGCATTAACTCCTCAAATGGGAGGAACTGCTGAAACAAAATATATAAATGTTGAAGCATATTCACTTCAGGATGCTGTTTCAAAGGCAACAAATAAAAGCAGCAGAAGTATAAGCTTTGGTCATCTTCAGCTGCTTGCAATTAATAAAAATGTATTACAGCAGCCTGATACTGTAAAGGAAATAGTAGATTATCTGCAAAGGCAGCCTGCAATTAACAGAACCATGCTGGTGGCAGTAGTAGAGGGAGATATTGAAGGATTTTTAAAGTATAAACCTGAAATGGAGAAAAATATAGAAAGTTATTTAAGCGGTTTAATGGAGAATAATGCAAAGTTTGGCTCCATAAGAAAGCTAACACTGGATGATCTCCTTAAAAGCTTAAGTGCAAATGGTAATACCATAATCCCTTATATAACATATGACAGAGATAAAAATGAAATGAATCTGCAGGGAGTAGCTATGATAAAGGACTATGCACTTAAAGGATTTTTAACAGCAAGGGAATATTCAGATATAGAATTTTTAAGGGGCGGTGTAAGCGGAGGCAAAAAGGTAGTATTTGTAGAAGGCCATCCTGTAGACTTTTCAATATCAAATATTAAAAGAAAAATAAAAAC
This window harbors:
- a CDS encoding endospore germination permease, whose amino-acid sequence is MDNNRTIKDFGLFSTVIVVVIGVRAFSYARVLADYAGNDGWLITIISGLISLLLILCIYKLILLNNFKSFSEICTNNAGRFIGSIFQLSMMIFIILNISFGMRGFIEEIKMYLLENTPTEFLIAITILIALCLVTSNANVLIKFNEAAFWIIFIPTIIIFIFSLYQADLTNLLPVLNEKPVNYFTGTIRTINRFEGIEIIFLVLPLLKSRDKIRKTLVNSIFFITIFYTLISMIVIAVFTKDQAKILVWPVITMVKSINIHGAFIERWDGIVLSVWIFFFFTMFTSGYYFSADILKNTFKIRNNKIAVLLLIPFIYAISLYPGNVAENELISNWILPLLFFINIVCIPLLLLIITKIKGKGVESNSNPA
- a CDS encoding Ger(x)C family spore germination protein gives rise to the protein MKKIFIIILCIIPVMLSACWDKVEIDKRVFISTIGIDVGEDISKTNTLKKFEKGDPFQEIEFKKLKVTYAYPNISALTPQMGGTAETKYINVEAYSLQDAVSKATNKSSRSISFGHLQLLAINKNVLQQPDTVKEIVDYLQRQPAINRTMLVAVVEGDIEGFLKYKPEMEKNIESYLSGLMENNAKFGSIRKLTLDDLLKSLSANGNTIIPYITYDRDKNEMNLQGVAMIKDYALKGFLTAREYSDIEFLRGGVSGGKKVVFVEGHPVDFSISNIKRKIKTTRQGDKLIFNIYLTIEGEIKEYYAGKEVFNNSFIKDIEENFDESLSKEFQDIIKITQRENGIDVIGLRENVEKYHPFIWKELGSKWDTVYKNSEVNVFVTTKIRRVGVVK